The Verrucomicrobiota bacterium region CCCGCTCCCATTCCTCGACCGTCGGAAGACGCCCTTGGGCCCAAGCGGCGTAGGCAAAGGCGTCCCAGAAATCGACCCCAAAGACCGGGTAATCCGGGCTCAAGGCCACCCCTTCATAACTCGCTCCAAAAAAGGCCGCCTGGTAGATGGCCTCCCAATCCTCCGGCTGGTAGCTCCCCTTGTCCTCCGGCTCATCCCGGTGGGCGTAGGCCCCCATCGTCTCAGGGAATTCGGCCGCTTGTTCCAGGAACTCGGCATACTGTCCGATCGTCACCTCATGCTGCGCTACCCAAAAGGACCGCACGGTCGCTCTCTCCCCCTCGCCAAAGACAAACTCGCCCCCCGCCACCGGAAGGAAGGTGGCTTGGATCGAGGGCTCCTTCGGCTTCTCCCGATTGAAATAGCCCAAAACGGCATTCCCCCCTACCACGCAACCCACCAGCAACAGGAAAAGAAAGCCGTAGCCGCGGATCTGCTTGCGGAGCTTGAGCCGCTTGCGTTCCTGCTGGATTCGCTCGGAGCGCAGCCGCTTCGTCTCGGAGGGGCGCGCCCGCAACTCCCCTCGCACCTGGGCCACCAGCTCTTGGAAGCGCGCCCAGGTCAATCCCGCCACCTCCTCGGCCTGCAAGAGTTCGACGAAGCGACTCTGCACCAGCGGGGTGGCCGGGTCTTGGCTCGAGAGCAAATTGAGGACACTCTCGGCCAGCCGCTGGATGCTGGCCAGCCGCTCCTCCATCTCCTGCTCCCCGCTCGCCGCCAAGTTCATCAAGCGCACCTCCCCCTCCTCCGAGAGATAGACGTGCTCGGGCTCCAGCGGGGTGTGCGCCACCCCGGCGGATTCCAGCTTTCCCATGGCGGCCGCCGCCTCCGCCAGCACCGTCAAGCCCTGCCTGGCCGAGAGAAATTCCTGAGCCGCGTCCCAAGCTGCGAGCGACTTCCCGGGCAGCCTTTCGAAAGTGTAAAAGACGCCTCCCGCTACCCGATGGGCCTCAAAAACGGGGGCCAATCCCCCCACCTTGAGATTCGCCTTGGCTCGCACATTCTCCAGGAAACGCTGGACGGCCGACTCGTCCTCCGCCAGCTCCGGCCGCAGGCGCACCAACATGACGGTGCGGGCCACCGAAACCTGTTCCGCCTCATAGGTCCGGGAAATCGGCCCTTCGGCCAACAATCGCCCGATTTGGTAGTCGCCCAACTCTTCCATACTGGTGCCTCTCCTGCGCGTGGATTCTTACGGGTGCAATGGGAAACGCTCTTTCAGAAGGGCCAAGTTTCCGGCAGGCTTTCGTCTTGAAGCCACCGCGGAATTCGAGAAGCTCCCCCATGCCTGCCCGCAGCCTTCCCAGCGCCGAGGAGGCCAGCTCCTGGCAGCCGGTGGAAGTGGCCCGCCAGCTGGCTCATCTCGATGGATTCTGCTTTCTCGACACCTCGGGACACGAGCGAGAGGGCCGGGATCGCTTCTCGCTCCTGGCAGCCCACCCCGAGAGGGTGGTCGAAGGCCATCTGCAGGAGGACCTCGCCTCCTTCCGGGCCCTCTGGGAGGCCACCCAAAGCGAACCGGGCGGCGACCTCGGCCTGCCCGGGCCCTCTTGGATTGGCAGCGTGGAGTACGACGGCCATTTTGCCTTTGGCTACTACCCCCGGCCCCTCTGTTTCGACCACCAAAGCGCCCGTTGGTTGGGCGATCTCTCGCTCCTGAGCGAGCGAAAGCCCACTGCCCCACCTTCCGACTCGCAGGAGCCGGCCGGCAGGAACCCCTTCCCTCCCGGTCCCGCCCCTCGGCCCGGCCTGACCCGTCAGGAGTTCGAAGCGGCCGTGCGCCGAGCCCAAGCCTACATCGCCGCGGGCGATATCTACCAAGTCAATCTCTCCCAGCAGTTCTCCCTCCCCGCGCCCAGCTCGCTGGATAGCTTCGCCCTCTACGAGCGCCTTCGGCAGGCCTCGCCCGCTCCCCATGCGGCCTTTCTTCGCCAAGCCGGGCGAGATGTCCTCAGTGCCTCGCCCGAGACCTTCCTCCGCATGAGCGGCCGCCAGCTCCTGACCCGACCCATCAAGGGGACCCGGCCCCGCTACCGCGACCCCCAAACCGATGAACGCTCCGCCTACGAACTGCTGACCTCTGCCAAGGAACTGGCCGAGCTCGTCATGATCACCGACCTCGAACGCAATGACCTGGGCCAAGTGGCCGAGATCGGTAGCGTGACCGTGAGCGAACTCCTCAAGCTCGAACGCTTCGCCCAAGTCTTCCACCTCGTCTCCACGGTCGAAGCCACCTTGCGGGAACCGCTCGATCATTTGGATGTCCTCCAAGCGTGCTCCCCCGGCGGCTCCATCACGGGCGCACCCAAAAAACGAGCCCGTGAAATCATTGCCGAACTGGAGCCCATCCCTCGCGGCCTCTACACCGGAGCCATCGGTTACCTCGGGGCCAAGGGAGAGAGCCAATTCAGCATCGCCATCCGCACCATGGTGCGGGAGGGAGGCCAGCTTCACTTCCATGCTGGGGCTGGCATCGTGGCCGACTCCGTGCCCGAGCGCGAGTATGAGGAAACCCTGCAAAAAGCCAGCGGCCTCTTCCAGGCCTTGGCCCGCCCTTGGCCGGAAGCGCGGGCTTGCTCGACATGAAAAAAGCCGTCGCGGACTCCACGACGGCTTCTCTTAAAAAAAATGCTGGCAGAGCCTGCCTTCAGAGACTGCCCTTGAGCCCGGCCCCGGGCGTGAAACGGACGGACTTGGAAGCCTTGATCTTGAGCGGTTCGCCCGTCTTGGGATTGCGGCCCATGCGGGCGGCGCGCTTGCTGACTTTGAAAGTGCCGAAACCGATGATTTGCACCGTCTTGTCCTTTTTGATCCCCTTGGTGATCGAACCGAGAACGGCATCGAGCGCATCGCTCGCTTCTTTTTTGGAGGCCTCTTTGCCGAGGGACTTCTGAATGGCTTCTATAAGTTCAGACTTGTTCATAGACCAAAACGGTGGCTCCGCTTGAGGATACTGTAAAGTGTTATCGACTAAAGAAATCGCCCCCAGCCTTGATATTGCAAGGACTGGCCGCCTCCCGCCCGCATCATGAGCCTTCATCCCTACCTCCAGTTTCAGCCAAAAATCGACCCGAGCGCCTTCATCGCTCCCTCGGCCGATCTCATTGGCCGCGTCACCGTGGAGGAGAAGGCCAGCATCTGGTATGGGGCCGTTCTCCGTGGGGATATCGAGGCCATTCACATCGGCGCCCATAGCAATGTCCAAGACGGCAGCGTCATTCACCTCGAGAGCCAGCGCGGCACCCACGTGGGGGAGTATGTCACCGTCGGGCACAAAGCCCTCCTGCATGCCTGCGAAGTCCAAGACGAATGCCTCATTGGCATGGGCGCCATTGTCATGGATCACAGCGTGATCGGGGAACAGTCGCTGGTGGCGGCCGGAACGCTCGTGCTCAAACACACCATCGTGCCCCCCGGCTCGCTCGTCCTGGGCAGCCCAGCCCGAGTCGTGCGCCCCTTGAGCCCGGAAGAACGAGCCTCGCTCAAGCCTTGGGCCGAAAAATACGTCCGCGTCTCCCGCAAATACCTAGACCGTAAGAGCGCCTCCCCCTCCGGCAACGCTTCTTGAGCTCACCCGCCGCCATGGATATCCTGCCCGCCCACGTCAAGACCGTGCTCCCCACCAGCGGAGGGGCGGCCGTCTTTCTGGAAACAGAAGAAAAGGTCTTCGTCATTTACATGGACCACGCTATGGGCGCGGCCATCACGATGCAGATGCGAGACGTGCCCAAGGAGCGCCCCCTGACCCACGACCTCATCGGCTCCCTTCTGGAGGGCTTTGGGGCCCGAGCCAGCCGTGTCATTGTGAATGAATTTCGCGAGGACATCTTCTTCGCCCGCCTCATCCTGGAAGCGGAGAACGAACTCCTCGGTCATCAGATCATTGAATTGGATGCACGTCCTAGCGATGCCATCACCATCGCCACCCAGCAGAGCGCCCCCCTCTTCGTGACCCGCCAAGTCCTCGATGCCGTCGAGGACATGACCCACATCTTGGAAGAAATGAAGAACCGCGGCTTCCAAGTCGACGAAGACGCAGGCCCGCCCGACGCCCCCTGAGAAACCCTCTCCTCTCCCTCACCCCTCCATGAACGCCCTCTACCGCGCCCTCGCCTTTCTCCTCATGCTCGCCCTCGGGGCCTGGGTCGGCTGGACCGCTTGGCAAATTGAAGGCGCCGTGCAAGCGGCCGAAAAAGAGAAGTTGGAAATCGAAATCCCGCTCCAGAAATCCATCCCGCCGCCCGGGCAAGGCTTCGTGCAAATCGAAGACCTCGAGGCCTCCTGGAAGCGGCTGGGTCCGGCTCGAGAACGCCTGCAAGAACTCCTCGAGAACGAAGGCCTCTTGCAATCGCCCGCAGCCATCGCGCTCTTTGCCTTGGCCGCCTACTGCCTCTTCGCCATCCAAGCGCGCCTCTTCAAATTTCTCTCATTCATCGCTCTCCTGGTGGCCCTCGGCGCCTTGGGCCTGGCTTGGCAGCGAGGCTACCTCCCCTTCGTCAGTTAGCCGCGCGCAGTGCCGCGACCGCCTCCGCCATGTCAGGGGCTTGGAAGGTGGAGGAACCCGCTACCATCACATTGGCTCCCGCTCGGGCGCAGAGCCCCGCCGTCCCCACGCCGATTCCCCCGTCCACCTCGATTTGGAAGGAAAGGCTTTGGGCCGCCCTCGCCTCGACCGCCGCTTCGATTTTCGGCAAGACTTCCGGCAGAAACGCCTGCCCCCCGAAACCGGGCACCACCGTCATCAAGAGGAGGAGATCGATCTGGTCGAGAAAAGGAAGCGCCGCCTCAAGGGAAGTGGCCGGGTTGAGGGCCAGCCCGAAATGAAGCCCCGCGTCCCGGATCTCGTGGGAAATCGCCACCAAATCCACCTTGGCCTCCGCGTGCACCGTGATGACATCGGCGCCGGCGTCGCGAAAGGCCTCCCAGTAGCGAGCTGGCTCCTCGATCATAAGGTGGACATCCAGAAAGGCCTCCGGACCCGTCGCTTGCCGACAAGTCTCGACCACGGCCGGGCCGAAGGAGATATTGTTCACGAAATGCCCATCCATCACATCCAGGTGCAGCCAATCCGCGCCCGAGGAAAAGGCGCGCTGGGCCTCGGCCCCGAGTTGCGAGAAATCGGCCGCCAACAAAGAAGGGGCCACGATTCGTGGGTTGAGCTCCATGGCTGGTTCCCTATCCTGTCGGGGAAAACTGCGCAAGCGCCTTCCCGCCCTCATGACGAATGCCCTGCTCGAACTGCTGCCTGACCGCGATGAGCACTTCATGCGGGAAGCGCTCCGGCAAGCCGCCAAAGCCTACCGGGCCACCGAGGTGCCGGTCGGGGCCGTCGTGGTGGATGCGGCAGGCCACATCATCGGACGCGCTTGGAACCAAGTGGAACTGCTCAAGGACGCCACCGCCCACGCCGAAATGCTGGCCCTGACCCAAGCGCAGGCCCACGTGGGAGATTGGCGTCTCTCCGGCTGCACCCTCTACGTCACCAAGGAGCCCTGCCCCATGTGCGCCGGAGCCATCGTCCACTGCCGGCCGGACCGGGTCGTCTTCGGCTGCCCGGATGAGAAAGCCGGAGGGGCCGGAGGCCTCTACAACATCCTCCAAAGCGATTCGCTGAACCACCGCTGCGAAATCACTTCAGGAGTTCTCGCCCAAGAATCCTTGGCGCTTTTACGGCAATTCTTCAGCGAAGCCCGGGCCAAGGCCAAAGCCGCCAAGGCAGCACGGGATGCCCCACCCTAAGCTTTTTTCGCGCAAACCGCTGATTTGGGCCTGCTTTCTGCTCCTCTTTTCTACGGAGTAAAGTATCCATCCAGCGAGTCTCCCCCAGCCCGCTCCCGTCTGATTCCAGATCAACCGCCGGCTGCCATGAAAACGACCTTCTTTCTTTTGGGGATTTGTCTCCTGCTCCCTCTAGGGGCCATCGCGGAGCCGCAGGAGTGGTTCAATGCGGATCGCTCCCAATCGTTTATCGCGGAGTGGATCGCGCTCGAAGGCCAAGAAGTCACCCTTCGCCGCAGCAATGGGGCGACCGTCACGCTGGCCCTGGAGCGCTTCAGCCCCACCTGCCAAAGCAAGCTCAAAGAGCTGGCTGCCTCTCCCCTCCCGTCCGGTAGCGAAAGGATGGCCCGCTTGGCCGCCATCGAAAACTCTGCCTCCGCCGGTCTCCCCTCATCCCGCCGAGCCTCCCTGGCCAAGCTCCTCCAAAGCTTCCCCCTCGGCACCAGCCAAAATAAAATCTTGAAAGCCGCCAATCGTTCCACCCTTCTGATGCCGGTGGATTCCGATGTGGTCGTCTTTGGGACCACCTCGCGCGATGGCTACCAAACCCGAGTCGGCGGCCAGCCCTTTCACCTCACCTTCGAATTCGCGCAGGGCTTGCTGGTGGAAGTGACTCTCCAAAGCCCCGCCATGGAAAAAAGCCTCTTCTCCACCCAGGCCAAAACCCTCTGCGCCAGCTTGCGCGAGCAAATCGCCACCCAAGTGGGCCCGCCCAGCTACCCGGCCGCTTACCCTCCTCTTCGCTTCCTGCAAGAAGGCCACTACGTCAGTCATGCTGTTTGGGAAAAGCCGCAAAAAAATTGGGGGCACCTCTTTGTGGGGGTGGGGCTGGAAAACGGGCAAGTCCATTGCCTCCTGCGCCATCGGGAAGAGCCCTTCGCCATGGTGGCCAATGCGCGCTAAATTGCTCCGAAAAGGCCGCCTCCTACCCAGCGACCTGCTCAAGTGGTAGCCCAGTCGCGCGCTTCCATCTCGCACGCGCAGGAACCGCGAAACCTGACCCTCTACGCCGCTCCCTCCAAGCAACCAGATTCCCCCGCGGCTCCCATCCCTCGGCCATCCCCCTATTTGCGAATGATCACCCGGGTGCCGCGATCCGCCACGCCCCAGAACTCCCGGACGTTTTTCATCGGCATGCGAATGCAACCGTGGGAAGCCGGGTAATTCGGGACATAGCCATAATGCATCCCAAAGGCGCTGCAGCTTAGTCGCATGAAATAGGGCATGGACGAGCCGTAAATCGTCGAAGTCCAGTGCCGGTGGCGATTGGTGATGACAAACTCCCCCGTGGGCGTGCCGTGGCCACGCTTGCCCGTGGAAACCCGACTGGTCAGCTGGGGCACGCCATCTTTGAAAAGCACGGCCCGCTGCTCGGAAAGATCGATTTCGATGTGAATGACATCTCTCTCCTGGTCGGGATCCTTGCCCAGGAGCACCTGCATGCAGCGGATGTGCCCCTGCTCGGAAGCGAAGTGGATGGGGTAGCGCTTGTAATTGCGGGTGTAGCGATTTTTGCTGGCCCCGTAGTCGAGGAGCAACTGGACCAAACGATCGTCCCCCGTGGAAGCCGCCACCATGAGAGGCGTGATGCGGGAATCGCCATTGCGGAGATAGAAATTGAGATGGCGATCGCCGATCAAATCCCGCCACTCCTTGGCCACGCGTGAAGGCAGGTAGGACTCCACATTGGCCCCCGCCTCCAGAAGCTTACGGACAATGCTCTTCTCCCGCAGCGCCACCGCCGTGAACAGCACCGGGACGCCATAGGCATCTTCCGCGTTGGGACTGGCTCCCACCGAAAGCAGGGCATGGACGCGGAAATGCTTGCGCGCCCAGACCGCTTCCAAAAGAGCATGCTCGGCGCTGTTGGCCGAGAGAAAGGCCGGATCCGCCCCCCGGTCGACGAGTCGTTCCACGAGGGCCTCATTCTCCGACTCGGCCGCCAATCGGATGGGGGCCAGCTCTCCCTCCCAAGTCGGATTGACCTCTGCCCCCGCCTCCAGCAAATAATCCACCAAGGCCCAATCGCCCACCTGGGCCGCATACTGCAAGGGCCGGAGACCCGCCTCGTCTGGAGCATCCATCGGGACCCCCGCCTGCAAGAAGGTGGGAAGCAGCTCCGGTCGATTCAAATCCAGCAAGACCGCCACCGGCGGCAAGGAAACCCGCCCGGCAAAGAAGGGGTCGGCCCCCGCCCGCAAAAGCCGCTTCACAAAATCCACCTGCCCCGCCTCCAAGGCCACCCAGAGCGGCGGCTCCAAGCCCTTGCCATCGGGGTCGGCCCCTTGTTGGAGCGCCTCCCAGGCCAGCGACATCCGGCCCGCGCGGAGCGCCTCATTGAGCGCCCGTTCCCAGCCTCCTGAAGTCAGGGCCGGCCTAGCCCCTCTCTCGATCAAACCCAAAAGAAAGGCCTCCTCGGCCTCCGACTGGTAGGCCAAGTCGTACGCCAACCGACCCAACCCATCTGGCCGATTGGGATCCGCCCCCAGCTCCAGCAGCCACTCCGCAAAATCCCAATCTGCCGCCAAAAGCGCTCCTTCCAAAAGCGACGGGCCCTCCACACTGGCCACCAAAGGATCCGCCCCCGCCGCAATCAGCTCCTCCACTTGCCGCCGATCTTGATGGCGCAAAGCCAGCCCCACCGGGAACCAGCCGTCGGGCGTCGCCACCTCCACCGGAGCCTCCGGCTCCCTCAGCAAGCGCCGAACCACCGAAGCCTCCCGAAAACGCAGCGCCAGCGAGAGCGGCGTCTCCCCCCAGCCCTCCTCTCGCCACTGAGGCGCTCCCGCCACCAGCAGCAAATCCAGCAGCTCATCCTGCCCATAGCGCGCGGCCGCCTGCATCGCCTCATAGTTGGGGACGATCCCGCGGCCCTCCAAATCCAAGACCGCCTCCTCAGACAGGGAGACTTCCTCCTGACAGCTCGTAAGCAGCCCGAGAAAAAGGGTCCAAAGAGGGAAAAGGAAGCGGCGCATGCGAAGCAGAGATGAGACGCAAACTTGCGAAGAAAGTCAAGATGGAACGGCGGGATTTGGCTGCAAGGACCGCGCCAAGAAAAGAACTCCTTTCAAATCACCCAATCGGCCGAACTCCCGTCTGAAAGAAGATCGGCCAGCGTCCACTCGCTGAGCGCCTTCTCCAGCCCCGCAAAGACCTCCTTCCAAGCGCCAGCGGCCGCCGGCCCGCTCTCCCCCCCCTCAGGATCGTTCAGCTCCAGCACCCTTCCCTCGAGCGCCTGCGCGATGTCCAAAAGCGAAATCTCCTCGGGCCGTCTCGCCAAAAGATACCCCCCATTCTTGCCCCGCCTGCTCGCCACCAAGCCCGCCGGACGCAACTCGTTCAAAATCTGCACCAAGTAATGGGGGGAGAGCGCCTCCGCCTCAGCCAGCTCCTCCGCCCGACGCACCTCTCCGCGCTCGTAGGTCCGGGCCAGCTGGACGAGAGCCCGCGTGGCATACTCGATTTTCAAAGGCAGCCGCATCTTTTTAAAAATCCTGTTGCCAACAGCCCTCGTATCAAACATAAGTAAACCGCGCAACTTAATTCGGATTATTTCCATGGCTGGCAACGAATCCATCAAGACGGCCTCGAACTACCTTCGAGGCACCCTCATTGAATCCCTCGCCAACGGGATCACTGGCTCCGTCACCAAGGACGACACCCAGCTGACCAAATTCCACGGCATCTACCAGCAGGACGACCGGGACATCCGCGCCGAGCGTCGCAAAAAAAAGCTCGAGCCCGCCTACTCCTTCATGATTCGGGTTCGGGTCCCGGGCGGGGTCTCCACCCCCCAGCAATGGCTGGAAATGGACCGCATCGCGCACGAGCACGCCAATGGCACCATCAAGCTGACCACCCGTCAAGCCTTCCAATTCCACGGGGTCATCAAAAGCAATCTCAAGCGGACCATCCGGGAGATCAATGACTCGCTCCTCGACACCATCGCCGCCTGTGGCGACGTCAATCGCAACGTCATGTGCAACCCGAATCCCTTCCAGAGCCGGGTCCATGCCGGGGCCCAGAAACTGGCCCAGCAGATCTCCGATCACCTCACCCCTCGCACCAGCGCCTACCACGAAATCTGGCTCACGGACGACGAAGGGGAAAAGCACAAAGTCACCAAAGAGCCCGACGTCGAACCCATCTACGGCCCGACCTACCTACCACGGAAATTCAAAGTGGTCGTAGCCGTGCCGCCCAGCAATGACGTCGACATCTTCGCCAACTGCCTCGGCTACATCGCGATCGTCGAAGACGACGAAATCATCGGTTGGAACGTGACCGTGGGCGGCGGCATGGGGATGACCCACGGAGACACCCAAACCTTCCCGCGCTTGGCTGACATCCTCGGCTTCTGCACCCCGGAGCAGGCCGTGGAAGTGGCTGAAGCCGTCGTGCGGGTGCAAAAGGAATATGGCAACCGCCTCAACCGGAAAAACGCCCGCCTCAAATACACCATTGAAAACTTTGGCATCGAATGGTTCCGCAACGCCGTGGAACAGCGGATTGGCTACCCGCTCCAGCCGGCTCGTCCCTACAAATTTGAGCACAATGGCGACCGCTTCGGTTGGAGCCAAGACCACCTGGGGAACTGGCACTACGGACTCTTCGTCGAAAACGGCCGCCTCTACGACACCGAAGAAAACCCTGCCCTGACCGGTCTGCGGGAAATCGCCAAGGTTCACGAGGGAGACTTCCGCCTGAGCGCCAACCAAAACCTCGTCCTCTCCCGCATCCGCCCGGAGAAAAAAGACGAAATCCAAGCTCTGCTCGATGAATATGGACTGGATGGCGGCCAACACCGGACCGCCCTCCGCCGCAACTCCATGGCCTGCGTCGCCCTCCCCACCTGCGGCCTCTCGCTCGCCGAATCGGAACGCTACCTCCCCAAGCTGATCAGCGATCTGGATGACGTCGTGGAAGAAGCCGGCCTGCGCGATGACGACATCGTCATCCGCATGACCGGCTGCCCCAACGGCTGCGGCCGGCCCTACCTGGGCGAAATCGGCTTCGTCGGGACCGGCCCGAACACCTACAACCTCTACCTGGGAGCCGGCTTCGCCGGAGAACGCTTGAGCAAACTCTACCAGCGGGACGTCAAGGACCGGGAAATCGTCTCGACCCTCCGCCCCATCCTCCTGGACTACGCGCAAAATCGCCAAGCGGGAGAGCACTTCGGGGACTTCACCATCCGGGCCGGGTATGTCCACGCCACCACCGCGGGGAACAACTTTCACGAAAACATCATCGAGCGGGAGGCCGTCCTCGCATGAACGCCATCGCACCGGAGACCCCCGCGCTCGACCTGGCCGCGCTCAACGAAGAATTCGCCCAGCTCACCCTCAAAGAGCGCTTCGCCCTCATCGGAGAGCGCTTCGGCGAACGCGCCATCGCCAGCACCAGCGCCGGGGCCCAAGCCAGCGTCATGCTCCATCTGGTCACCAAGCACCTGCCCCAGCTCCCCATCGTCTTCATCGACACCGGCTACCACTTCCGGGAAACCTACCACTACCTCGAAACGCTCAAAGAACGCTTCGGGGCTGACTTCCGCGTCTACACCTCCAAAATCACCCCCGCCCGCCAAGAAGCCCTCTGGGGACAACGCTGGGAGGGGGATGCCAAAGACCTGGAGCAATACGGCCTCCTCAACAAAGTCGAGCCCATGAACCGGGCCCTCCGGGAGCTGGGGGCCACCACCTGGCTGAGCGGCGTCCGCAGGGCCCACAGCAGTGGCCGGGCCCAGCGCAACTTCTTTGAACAGCAGAAAGGCACCTTGAAAATCTTCCCCATCCTCGACTGGAGCGAAGACGACATGGCCAACTACATGACCCTCTACAGCCTCCCCGCCCACCCCCTCGTCGAAAAAGGCTACGTCTCCATCGGAGACTGGCACAGCACCAAACCGCTCGAAGAAGGCATGCACGCCGAAGACACTCGCTTCAATGGCATCAAGCGCGAATGCGGCCTCCACGAAGCGAGCGACGTCTCGAACTTCCAAATCTGAGGCCCCCAACTGAAGCGCCAAGCGAACTCCGCCCCTCCTCCTCCCCATGCAGCTCCCCGACTACGCCCCCTTCGACCCCGCCCAGCGCCAAGCCCTCGCCAGCCTCCTCGCCACCATGACGCCCCAGCAGGCCTCCTGGCTGAGTGGCTTCGTGGCCGGCGCGCAAACGGCCGGACAGGGCGCGGCCGCCGCTCCCGCTCCTGCATCAGCCCCTGCCCCAGCCGCCAAAAGAGAACTGACCGTCCTCTTCGGCACCGAATCGGGCAACTCCGAGGCCCTCGCGGACCAAACCGCCAAACTCGGCAAAAAAAACGGCTTCAAAGTCAAAACGCGCAACATGAGCGAAACGAAGGCCCAAGACCTGGCGGCCGTCGAAAACCTCCTCGTCGTCGTCAGCACCTGGGGGGATGGCGACCCTCCCGAAGCCGCCATCGGCTTCTACGAAGACCTCATGGGGGAGCAGGCCCCCGCCCTCGACGGCCTTCACTTCTCGGTCTGCGCCTTGGGGGACACCGCCTACGAACAATTTTGCGAAACGGGCAAGCGCATCGATGAGCGACTCGAAAAACTCGGCGGCCAGCGCGTCCACGCCCGCCAGGATTGCGACGTCGAATACGAAGAACCCTGGAAAGCCTGGGTCCAGCCCGCGCTCGACGGCTTCCCGCAAACCGCCGCCCCCTCCCAAAGCGTCCCCGCCCCCAC contains the following coding sequences:
- a CDS encoding anthranilate synthase component I family protein; its protein translation is MPARSLPSAEEASSWQPVEVARQLAHLDGFCFLDTSGHEREGRDRFSLLAAHPERVVEGHLQEDLASFRALWEATQSEPGGDLGLPGPSWIGSVEYDGHFAFGYYPRPLCFDHQSARWLGDLSLLSERKPTAPPSDSQEPAGRNPFPPGPAPRPGLTRQEFEAAVRRAQAYIAAGDIYQVNLSQQFSLPAPSSLDSFALYERLRQASPAPHAAFLRQAGRDVLSASPETFLRMSGRQLLTRPIKGTRPRYRDPQTDERSAYELLTSAKELAELVMITDLERNDLGQVAEIGSVTVSELLKLERFAQVFHLVSTVEATLREPLDHLDVLQACSPGGSITGAPKKRAREIIAELEPIPRGLYTGAIGYLGAKGESQFSIAIRTMVREGGQLHFHAGAGIVADSVPEREYEETLQKASGLFQALARPWPEARACST
- the rpe gene encoding ribulose-phosphate 3-epimerase, giving the protein MELNPRIVAPSLLAADFSQLGAEAQRAFSSGADWLHLDVMDGHFVNNISFGPAVVETCRQATGPEAFLDVHLMIEEPARYWEAFRDAGADVITVHAEAKVDLVAISHEIRDAGLHFGLALNPATSLEAALPFLDQIDLLLLMTVVPGFGGQAFLPEVLPKIEAAVEARAAQSLSFQIEVDGGIGVGTAGLCARAGANVMVAGSSTFQAPDMAEAVAALRAAN
- a CDS encoding bifunctional nuclease family protein, whose product is MSSPAAMDILPAHVKTVLPTSGGAAVFLETEEKVFVIYMDHAMGAAITMQMRDVPKERPLTHDLIGSLLEGFGARASRVIVNEFREDIFFARLILEAENELLGHQIIELDARPSDAITIATQQSAPLFVTRQVLDAVEDMTHILEEMKNRGFQVDEDAGPPDAP
- the tadA gene encoding tRNA adenosine(34) deaminase TadA; the protein is MTNALLELLPDRDEHFMREALRQAAKAYRATEVPVGAVVVDAAGHIIGRAWNQVELLKDATAHAEMLALTQAQAHVGDWRLSGCTLYVTKEPCPMCAGAIVHCRPDRVVFGCPDEKAGGAGGLYNILQSDSLNHRCEITSGVLAQESLALLRQFFSEARAKAKAAKAARDAPP
- a CDS encoding HU family DNA-binding protein — its product is MNKSELIEAIQKSLGKEASKKEASDALDAVLGSITKGIKKDKTVQIIGFGTFKVSKRAARMGRNPKTGEPLKIKASKSVRFTPGAGLKGSL
- a CDS encoding Rrf2 family transcriptional regulator; translated protein: MRLPLKIEYATRALVQLARTYERGEVRRAEELAEAEALSPHYLVQILNELRPAGLVASRRGKNGGYLLARRPEEISLLDIAQALEGRVLELNDPEGGESGPAAAGAWKEVFAGLEKALSEWTLADLLSDGSSADWVI
- a CDS encoding gamma carbonic anhydrase family protein; this encodes MSLHPYLQFQPKIDPSAFIAPSADLIGRVTVEEKASIWYGAVLRGDIEAIHIGAHSNVQDGSVIHLESQRGTHVGEYVTVGHKALLHACEVQDECLIGMGAIVMDHSVIGEQSLVAAGTLVLKHTIVPPGSLVLGSPARVVRPLSPEERASLKPWAEKYVRVSRKYLDRKSASPSGNAS
- a CDS encoding SUMF1/EgtB/PvdO family nonheme iron enzyme, coding for MEELGDYQIGRLLAEGPISRTYEAEQVSVARTVMLVRLRPELAEDESAVQRFLENVRAKANLKVGGLAPVFEAHRVAGGVFYTFERLPGKSLAAWDAAQEFLSARQGLTVLAEAAAAMGKLESAGVAHTPLEPEHVYLSEEGEVRLMNLAASGEQEMEERLASIQRLAESVLNLLSSQDPATPLVQSRFVELLQAEEVAGLTWARFQELVAQVRGELRARPSETKRLRSERIQQERKRLKLRKQIRGYGFLFLLLVGCVVGGNAVLGYFNREKPKEPSIQATFLPVAGGEFVFGEGERATVRSFWVAQHEVTIGQYAEFLEQAAEFPETMGAYAHRDEPEDKGSYQPEDWEAIYQAAFFGASYEGVALSPDYPVFGVDFWDAFAYAAWAQGRLPTVEEWERVARGEAGRRYPWGDEAVEGLANLKNEEGGVDEVEFWSPVDAFAGDRSPAGAIGMAGNVAEWTATWGPSGQDPESEVPQIKGGSFADPLESAGLWEVDSSKPPGARELYLGFRMVRDEAP
- a CDS encoding ankyrin repeat domain-containing protein; protein product: MRRFLFPLWTLFLGLLTSCQEEVSLSEEAVLDLEGRGIVPNYEAMQAAARYGQDELLDLLLVAGAPQWREEGWGETPLSLALRFREASVVRRLLREPEAPVEVATPDGWFPVGLALRHQDRRQVEELIAAGADPLVASVEGPSLLEGALLAADWDFAEWLLELGADPNRPDGLGRLAYDLAYQSEAEEAFLLGLIERGARPALTSGGWERALNEALRAGRMSLAWEALQQGADPDGKGLEPPLWVALEAGQVDFVKRLLRAGADPFFAGRVSLPPVAVLLDLNRPELLPTFLQAGVPMDAPDEAGLRPLQYAAQVGDWALVDYLLEAGAEVNPTWEGELAPIRLAAESENEALVERLVDRGADPAFLSANSAEHALLEAVWARKHFRVHALLSVGASPNAEDAYGVPVLFTAVALREKSIVRKLLEAGANVESYLPSRVAKEWRDLIGDRHLNFYLRNGDSRITPLMVAASTGDDRLVQLLLDYGASKNRYTRNYKRYPIHFASEQGHIRCMQVLLGKDPDQERDVIHIEIDLSEQRAVLFKDGVPQLTSRVSTGKRGHGTPTGEFVITNRHRHWTSTIYGSSMPYFMRLSCSAFGMHYGYVPNYPASHGCIRMPMKNVREFWGVADRGTRVIIRK